The following nucleotide sequence is from Salvia miltiorrhiza cultivar Shanhuang (shh) chromosome 7, IMPLAD_Smil_shh, whole genome shotgun sequence.
GAACACCACTTCCCCTTCctttccttttgttttgttttgtttatttttcgaGTGAGAAGGGATCAGAAAAATGGCTTACAATCTTCAATCACTCATCACCATCCTCGAACGAACTCTGGATCCCCAACAAACACGCTGGATTCTTGGACCTGAGAAACCACAACTCCAATCCCTCCTCGAAAAAGCTTCTTACCTGCAGCAGCAGATTCTCCAAAAAACTCCACTACTCACCAAATTACCAAGCTTGGAGTTCCAAATCAGAGACGTAGCAAATGAAGCAGAAGATATCGTTGAATCTCACATGGTTGAACGAATGCTCTCGATGCCTGAAGGCGTGAACTTCACTCCGCTAACACCAGATGTGCTGCTTGTGACACAAAAACTTGATTATGTGATCGAACAAGTGAAGCTCGTGGAGGTAGAGAGAAACAAGAAGCCGACTGGCAGCTCATGGAGTGGTGATGGTGCTTCTTTCTCGAGTTCGAAGAGCGTCGTGGTGGGAGTTGATGAAGATCTGATGCAGCTGAAGGATCGGCTGATCGGGATGCAGAGCAAGCTGGAGATCCTGCCCATCGTGGGTATGGGTGGTATAGGTAAAACCACTCTTGCTCGAACACTTTATCAAGATCCACTCATTGTTGAGCACTTTAGTCATCTTGCTTGGACCACAGTTTCGCAAGATTACAATATGCGCTCAAATCTATTAAGCCTTCTTCGTTGCATAACTGGATCAGACTATGAACATAAGGGAGATGGTGAGTTAAAAGATAACTTGTATAGGAGCTTGTATGGTAGAAGATACATGATTGTATTAGATGATATTTGGAGCATCACATTTTGGGATGAAATAAGGATGTACTTCCCGGACAACAATAACGGGAGTCGGATTGTGATCACCACTAGGGAATCGGATGTCGCCAAATACGCAGACTCCAAGAGTCAGCATCATAAGGTGAAGTTGCTGAGCGAGTCTCAAAGTTGGGATCTTCTTAGCCAAATTGTGTTTGGAGAAGAGGATTGCCCTCATGAGTTACAAGGGATAGGGAAGAAGATTTCGAGTGATTGCGGTGGGCTTCCTCTGGCTGTCAATGTGATTGGAGGGCTGTTGTCAAAGGTGGAAAGATTGAAAGATGTTTAGGAGAATATTGGGAACGACGTAAGAGCTGCAATTGCTGAATCGGACAAGCAGTTCTCCAATATACTATCCTTAAGTTATAACCATTTGCCGCTTCACTTGAAACCATGTTTCCTCTATatggcaggattccccgaagaTTATGAGATGAAGGCCTCAGGGCTCATAAGGATGTGGGTAGCAGAAGGATTTGTGAAATCGAATGGGAATAAAAGTTTGGAAGATGAGGCAGAGGATTATTTAAAGTCCCTTGTAGAAAGGAATGTAGTTTCTGTTAGACTTTGTAATTGGTATGAAAAAGCAAAGAGGTACAACATGCATGATCTTTTGAGAGATTTATGCATTGGGAAAGCTGATG
It contains:
- the LOC130991465 gene encoding putative late blight resistance protein homolog R1A-10; translated protein: MAYNLQSLITILERTLDPQQTRWILGPEKPQLQSLLEKASYLQQQILQKTPLLTKLPSLEFQIRDVANEAEDIVESHMVERMLSMPEGVNFTPLTPDVLLVTQKLDYVIEQVKLVEVERNKKPTGSSWSGDGASFSSSKSVVVGVDEDLMQLKDRLIGMQSKLEILPIVGMGGIGKTTLARTLYQDPLIVEHFSHLAWTTVSQDYNMRSNLLSLLRCITGSDYEHKGDGELKDNLYRSLYGRRYMIVLDDIWSITFWDEIRMYFPDNNNGSRIVITTRESDVAKYADSKSQHHKVKLLSESQSWDLLSQIVFGEEDCPHELQGIGKKISSDCGGLPLAVNVIGGLLSKVERLKDV